The following proteins come from a genomic window of Candidatus Syntrophosphaera sp.:
- a CDS encoding choice-of-anchor J domain-containing protein, whose protein sequence is MKKRWLIILALTIVTAMFANGTLNRYEVIAWQEDFESGATGWTHFDGSVPPNNWHIYDNGDAQGNVWWMGDPALASGANIGGYYDHQYLVLDTPARTLSAANATLTFKLRYNLEDPAGATAPYNGWDSANVRISTDGGTTWTPINGTPAYTFTSSYAFGFEHGEGPNIPAWGGVLLTWTNATFDLSAYIGQSVKIRFAFASDPAYSTGDNLAMFGIMVDDIAFGGYSNNGVDDGQMTWSSMVPVGGDIWHVATDPAAPSPTHIMKCQNAQGTYNINMMNYLVSPPIQLPTSGDIRADFMITGSFTDPNTFPEVDYFGWEISPNAGVTWYAMSNPYGSATGTNYVYSDAPDTWMSMVGAYSLDGLISDYAGETIQLRWYFKSDDDTPQGIGIMIDDVVIYNDVFIAPPENLTATVNGSNVILNWVAPGGGGGGGEEGWLHYDGENSGNSIGTNAAADFSVAAKWDPLGDNGISPWVGMNITKFRIYPGEPTTMCEYTLRIWTGAAGNIAYEQAITPVSDQWNEIILTTPYTIPSGTQIMAGYRVNTTGGYPAGCDDGPVVEGYGNMMYWQNSWTTLTALNAALTYNWNIRIYVEDADGREYEITGNYPQEIHEFSDATIGESGATTLTRDVSNYKVYRDGVQIDLIAGNLLTYTDMNVDGGLHTYYLTAMYGANESTASNTVAAFVMPAMHAELFHDDGTAEQGYNVGSTSQMAVKHSYNQQVTVKYAKVFVHTVGTAGIIIRVYDNDGADGMPGTQLAQYQYPAASVVEGWNWISLPADIIVSDGEFYLGILETTNASAIGLDTSSNGYSYTRASTTTPWAPLTMGEIMLRAIVEYGTSNDDPMVPVYTLDANNYPNPFNPETTIAFSVPSSGPANLKIYNLKGQLVRTLVDDIREAGQYSVVWNGKDDNHSNVSSGLYFYRLTSDGKTVTRKMLLAK, encoded by the coding sequence ATGAAAAAAAGATGGCTGATCATATTAGCCCTGACAATCGTCACAGCCATGTTTGCTAACGGTACGCTAAATCGCTACGAAGTTATAGCATGGCAGGAAGATTTCGAAAGCGGAGCCACGGGTTGGACCCATTTCGACGGCTCCGTGCCCCCCAACAACTGGCACATCTACGACAACGGAGATGCCCAGGGCAACGTCTGGTGGATGGGAGACCCCGCTCTCGCCTCCGGAGCCAATATCGGCGGTTACTATGACCACCAGTATTTGGTTTTGGACACCCCGGCACGCACCCTGTCTGCCGCGAACGCGACCCTGACCTTCAAGCTGCGTTATAACCTCGAGGACCCCGCCGGCGCCACGGCACCCTACAATGGCTGGGATTCCGCGAACGTCCGCATTTCCACTGATGGCGGAACCACCTGGACTCCGATCAACGGGACTCCCGCCTACACCTTCACTTCGTCCTACGCCTTTGGCTTCGAGCATGGCGAAGGCCCGAACATCCCTGCCTGGGGCGGCGTTCTGCTGACCTGGACCAACGCAACTTTCGACCTCAGCGCCTACATCGGCCAAAGCGTCAAGATCCGCTTCGCCTTTGCCTCCGATCCTGCTTACAGCACGGGCGACAACCTCGCGATGTTCGGCATAATGGTCGACGACATCGCCTTCGGCGGATACAGCAACAACGGCGTCGATGATGGACAGATGACCTGGAGCAGCATGGTCCCGGTCGGCGGAGACATCTGGCATGTAGCCACCGATCCTGCCGCTCCGTCACCCACCCACATCATGAAATGCCAAAACGCCCAGGGAACCTACAACATCAACATGATGAACTACCTGGTCAGCCCTCCCATCCAGCTACCCACATCCGGCGACATCCGCGCGGACTTCATGATCACGGGCAGCTTCACCGATCCCAACACCTTCCCCGAGGTTGATTACTTCGGCTGGGAGATCTCACCCAACGCTGGCGTGACCTGGTATGCGATGAGCAATCCCTACGGCAGTGCCACCGGCACAAATTACGTCTATTCTGATGCTCCGGATACCTGGATGTCCATGGTCGGCGCCTATTCACTGGACGGCTTAATCTCCGACTATGCCGGCGAAACCATCCAACTCCGCTGGTACTTCAAATCCGATGACGACACGCCCCAGGGCATCGGCATCATGATCGACGATGTGGTCATCTACAACGATGTCTTCATCGCGCCTCCGGAAAACCTCACAGCCACGGTCAACGGCTCCAACGTCATCCTGAACTGGGTTGCTCCCGGTGGTGGTGGCGGCGGCGGAGAAGAAGGCTGGTTGCACTATGACGGCGAAAACTCCGGAAATTCCATCGGCACCAACGCCGCAGCGGATTTCTCTGTTGCCGCCAAATGGGATCCCTTGGGCGACAACGGGATCAGCCCCTGGGTCGGAATGAACATCACCAAGTTCCGCATTTATCCTGGTGAGCCCACCACCATGTGCGAATACACCCTGCGCATCTGGACCGGGGCCGCGGGTAACATCGCCTATGAACAGGCCATCACGCCTGTCTCCGACCAATGGAACGAGATCATTCTCACCACACCCTACACCATTCCCTCCGGAACCCAGATCATGGCAGGATACCGCGTCAACACCACCGGCGGCTATCCCGCTGGCTGCGATGACGGACCAGTGGTCGAAGGTTATGGCAACATGATGTATTGGCAAAACTCCTGGACAACCCTCACCGCCCTGAACGCCGCTCTCACCTACAACTGGAACATCCGCATCTACGTGGAGGACGCGGACGGGCGCGAGTATGAGATCACCGGAAATTATCCGCAGGAAATCCACGAGTTCAGCGACGCCACCATCGGCGAAAGCGGTGCCACCACCCTCACCCGCGACGTCAGCAACTACAAGGTCTACCGCGATGGGGTCCAGATCGACCTGATCGCTGGAAACCTGCTCACCTATACGGACATGAACGTGGACGGCGGCCTCCATACCTACTATCTGACCGCCATGTACGGCGCCAACGAATCCACTGCCTCCAACACGGTTGCGGCTTTCGTGATGCCCGCAATGCACGCCGAACTCTTCCATGACGACGGCACCGCCGAGCAGGGCTACAACGTCGGTTCCACCAGCCAGATGGCCGTGAAACACAGCTACAACCAGCAGGTCACAGTGAAGTATGCCAAAGTCTTTGTGCATACCGTGGGAACTGCCGGCATCATCATCCGCGTCTACGATAACGACGGCGCCGACGGCATGCCCGGCACCCAGCTTGCGCAATATCAGTATCCCGCTGCCTCCGTGGTGGAAGGCTGGAACTGGATCTCCCTGCCTGCTGATATCATCGTTTCCGACGGCGAATTCTATCTCGGCATCCTGGAGACCACCAACGCATCCGCCATCGGCCTCGATACATCCAGTAACGGCTACAGCTACACCCGCGCGTCAACAACCACACCGTGGGCGCCTCTGACCATGGGTGAGATCATGCTGCGCGCCATCGTGGAATACGGAACCTCCAACGACGATCCGATGGTCCCCGTCTACACACTGGACGCCAACAACTACCCGAATCCCTTCAACCCTGAAACCACCATCGCTTTCAGCGTTCCCAGCTCCGGACCCGCCAACCTGAAGATCTACAATCTGAAGGGCCAGCTTGTCCGCACCCTGGTGGACGATATCCGCGAGGCCGGCCAATACAGCGTTGTTTGGAATGGCAAAGACGACAACCACAGCAACGTTTCCAGCGGCCTGTACTTCTACCGCCTCACCAGTGACGGCAAGACGGTCACCCGCAAGATGCTGCTGGCCAAATAA
- a CDS encoding ABC transporter ATP-binding protein/permease: protein MNFGGGGPGARGGFTEDDIKGKVYDKRLYGRLLRYLKPYLKWVIISFLILMLVAGAELVQPLIQRSAIDDYIVSDKTIAVFDQEAEVDAFLAKYELLKIKKYSHGGRYFLIISARDQNRIDRPDILDLEARGVIGGGKVFLIVEKDSNLAILGKYLQENTAPQGRIDGLGGWFRVGKGQIAVQRESLNRIPGAERLQVRSEAAHNLIWLALAFLLISIIRFAAGYSQQVMTTIYSQKAMNDLRHDVFAHMQRMPVNYFDKNPVGRLVTRVTNDIRAIDEMLASGVITLFQDVILIIAIVILMLVLNWRLALVSFAILPLVVWVIREFRKRTRVIYREVRKYLASLNATLAEHISGQKIIQLFNQYFHKRQEFSDINQKYYLTSIRQMRLFAFFRPIIHVSSQIAVAFIIWYGGGQILRNAITIGLLMAFTQYISKLFQPINDFSEKFNILQGALAGAERIFDLMDQEPDDYREELATNRKLEGEIEFDHVWLAYNTGEWVLKDVSFKIRPGERIALVGHTGSGKTSIVNLILGMYPYQRGEILLDGKTLKQYALRDLRSNVGIVQQDVFIFSGNIRDNIALNNKQLSDEQILQVSKYVNADKFICRLPEKYDEPVMERGATLSTGQRQLIAFARVLAYDPSIFILDEATSNIDTETEILIQDALKKIIQNRTSIIIAHRLSTIQHADRILVLHKGEIVEEGSHFELLDKQGLYYDLYRLQYS from the coding sequence ATGAATTTCGGCGGCGGCGGACCCGGAGCCAGGGGCGGTTTCACAGAAGACGACATCAAGGGCAAGGTCTATGACAAGCGCCTCTATGGCAGACTGCTACGCTATCTGAAGCCCTACCTCAAATGGGTAATCATCTCCTTCCTGATCCTGATGTTGGTGGCCGGGGCCGAATTGGTCCAGCCCCTCATCCAGCGCAGCGCCATTGACGACTATATTGTTTCGGACAAGACCATTGCCGTGTTCGACCAGGAGGCTGAGGTCGACGCCTTCCTGGCCAAATACGAGCTGCTGAAGATCAAAAAATACTCCCACGGCGGCAGGTATTTCCTGATTATCTCCGCCCGCGACCAGAACCGCATCGACCGGCCAGACATCCTGGACCTGGAAGCCAGAGGCGTCATTGGCGGAGGCAAGGTGTTCCTGATCGTGGAAAAGGATTCCAACCTCGCCATCCTGGGCAAATACCTGCAGGAAAACACCGCACCCCAGGGCCGCATTGACGGCCTCGGTGGCTGGTTCAGAGTGGGAAAGGGGCAGATCGCGGTACAGCGGGAAAGCCTGAACCGGATCCCCGGCGCCGAGCGCCTCCAGGTGCGCAGTGAAGCAGCCCACAACCTCATCTGGCTGGCCCTGGCCTTTCTGCTGATCAGCATCATCCGCTTCGCGGCGGGTTATTCCCAGCAGGTGATGACCACCATCTATTCCCAAAAAGCGATGAACGACCTGCGCCATGACGTCTTTGCCCACATGCAGAGAATGCCGGTGAATTACTTCGACAAAAATCCCGTGGGCAGGCTGGTAACCCGCGTCACCAACGACATCCGCGCCATCGATGAAATGCTGGCCTCGGGGGTTATCACCTTGTTCCAGGACGTGATCCTGATCATCGCGATCGTGATTTTGATGCTGGTGCTGAACTGGAGGCTGGCTTTGGTGAGCTTCGCCATCCTGCCTCTCGTGGTTTGGGTGATCAGGGAATTCCGCAAACGCACGCGGGTGATCTACCGCGAAGTGCGCAAATACCTGGCTTCGCTGAACGCCACTTTGGCCGAGCATATCAGCGGACAGAAGATCATCCAGCTCTTCAACCAGTATTTCCACAAACGGCAGGAATTCTCGGACATCAACCAGAAATACTACCTCACCTCGATCCGGCAGATGAGGCTGTTCGCCTTTTTCCGCCCCATAATTCACGTCAGCTCCCAGATCGCGGTGGCCTTCATCATCTGGTACGGCGGCGGGCAGATCCTGCGCAACGCCATCACCATCGGGCTCCTGATGGCCTTCACCCAGTATATCTCCAAGCTATTCCAGCCGATCAACGACTTTTCCGAAAAATTCAACATCCTGCAAGGCGCTTTGGCCGGCGCCGAACGCATCTTCGACCTGATGGATCAGGAACCGGACGACTACCGCGAGGAATTGGCAACCAATAGAAAGCTCGAGGGAGAGATCGAGTTTGACCACGTCTGGCTGGCCTACAATACTGGGGAATGGGTGCTCAAAGACGTCAGTTTCAAGATCCGGCCCGGAGAAAGGATCGCCCTGGTTGGCCACACCGGCAGCGGCAAAACCTCGATCGTGAACCTCATCCTGGGCATGTACCCCTACCAGCGGGGGGAGATCCTGCTGGATGGAAAAACCTTGAAGCAATACGCCCTCAGAGACCTGCGCTCAAACGTGGGCATCGTGCAGCAGGATGTCTTCATCTTCAGCGGCAACATCCGGGACAACATCGCCCTGAACAACAAACAGCTCAGCGACGAACAGATCCTGCAAGTGTCCAAATATGTGAACGCGGACAAATTCATCTGCCGCCTGCCGGAGAAATATGACGAACCGGTGATGGAACGGGGCGCCACCCTTTCCACCGGCCAGAGGCAGCTCATCGCCTTCGCCCGGGTGCTGGCTTACGACCCCTCCATCTTCATTCTCGACGAGGCCACCTCCAATATCGACACCGAAACCGAGATCCTGATCCAGGACGCCCTCAAAAAGATCATCCAGAACCGCACTTCGATCATCATCGCCCATCGCCTCTCCACGATCCAACACGCGGACCGCATCCTGGTCCTGCACAAGGGCGAGATAGTCGAGGAAGGCTCGCATTTTGAGCTTCTGGACAAGCAGGGCCTCTATTACGACCTTTACCGACTGCAATACTCATAA